The DNA segment GGTTCTCTCCGCTTTTGCTTCTATTAAAGGAGGTAACTTCCTCAttagaaaaaaatcaatcaaaacagattaaaattaaaaatcaaaagaaaactaATCTCGAAGAAATGGCGAATCGATCCAGGGTTATCACCATGTCTCCTCTCGTTCTCAACCACGAAGACGATCTCGATCTCGATCTCGACCTCTGGGAAGTTGTTAACCCCTCCGACGGCGAGTACTCCGACGATTCCTTCTCCGTCGACAGTCTCTCCGACGATGACGTCATATCTCTTGACGACGACGCTTCCTTTGTCATCTCTCCGCCGCCTCAGACTCTCCCTGTGACTGACGTTGGCGAACTCCCCGCGGATCTGGATCTCGACGGTGCCGGCGATGACGATGTCGTTCGCGATCAAGTCGACGATAAGCACCTTCGATGGGCTCAGCGGCGGATGGTGCTTCTCCGCGGAGGTTCCACCTATTCATTTGGTATTACGTTGGGAGATTACGCTAATCGCGGTGGTTGTTACGACGACGGCGGCGACAGCGATCACGTTGTTGACGACGGCGATTCCTACGACGATTCGTATGATCTCGACGAGGAGCTGGTGCCGCGTAGCGTGTGCAAGAAGCTGGGGAGGCAGAGGATGAGGAAACTGGGGAAACGAGCGATCGCGAAGGTCTTGACCTCAAAGACGTCTCCGTATTCGCACTTGAAGCCTGGTTGCGTTCGCGGTAAGCATGGTGGTCTCGGCCTCAAGTTCAAGTGCTGATCGTGGTGGATTCCAAAGTTTCGTTCTCGATGCTTTCTTCAATAATCAAGATCCTTAGTCTTAGTCCGGTTTAGAATTTCATCAGTTTCTTGGTTGGTTGATGTGTAAATGGTAGTTCAATTGCTTTGTCATTTGATTCTTAAGTAAATCTGATTCCTCTGAAACTTTCATTGTACATGAATCGCATCTTTTATCAGAGGTCATCAGATCTTGCATTGCATTTTTAACTAATGTTGGATTCAAATGGATAATCTGAGTGAAGGTTATCTAATCATTATGTTTGGTGGTGGTTAATCTGGTTATCTTTGTGGGCTTGTTAAACTTGTGAACGTTGCTTGCTCGAAGAGTCATTCTCGTAGGATGTACGCATCACTCGACATGTGGGTGGTTGAGGTTTGAGATAAATGTCTGAGTAATAAATTGTCTTGAAAAGCATCTTTTAAAAACTTGTACTGTTGCAATGTGAGCATGAACGTAGCTTTCTTGATACGATGCTTCTAAAAATTTATGGCTGTTAGTCAATGTGAGCCTGATACGTCCCAGACTCAGACTGCTCTGCTCGGTTAAATAAAACATACTAAAACGATTAATGACGCAATGAAGAACTTGTAATCCGAATGTGGAT comes from the Brassica rapa cultivar Chiifu-401-42 chromosome A01, CAAS_Brap_v3.01, whole genome shotgun sequence genome and includes:
- the LOC103836256 gene encoding uncharacterized protein LOC103836256 — its product is MANRSRVITMSPLVLNHEDDLDLDLDLWEVVNPSDGEYSDDSFSVDSLSDDDVISLDDDASFVISPPPQTLPVTDVGELPADLDLDGAGDDDVVRDQVDDKHLRWAQRRMVLLRGGSTYSFGITLGDYANRGGCYDDGGDSDHVVDDGDSYDDSYDLDEELVPRSVCKKLGRQRMRKLGKRAIAKVLTSKTSPYSHLKPGCVRGKHGGLGLKFKC